A window of Verrucomicrobiota bacterium genomic DNA:
TCATGAATTTGGAGGGGACCTGAACGTGAGCAACCCATGTCCTCCGCCGGAACGATTCTCACACTTGTTCCCTCGCTTCGCTCGAAAAACGTGGTCATGACGCGGGTTATAAACTGCTCCAAGCTTTCGCCGGTGACAGCACGGACCGCCCCTTCGATTACTTGTGCTACTTCAAACGCCCGAGTGATTGCTTCGTGCAAATCCTCCTGTTGCCTGGAAATGGGGACTTGCTTTTGCGCGCCCAGTTGGGCGGCCTGGCGAAACTGGATGTTTGAGCCGCTCATGTGAACTTTATCTCGTCGATATCGCAGCCCTGCTGCTCATCTGGTACGGTTCGCCTCTGCGCTGCCATCTCCCGCGTGATTTTGTGGGGCTGGAAATCTTCCGGCGAGAGGGCTGTCCGCGACGGCATCCAGTCGTCCGTGACGTTTGATTTGCCACTGATTCGGCTCTTTCTCATTTGAATATCCAGAGAATATCAGCGTCTTGAAATGCAAACAACTCTTCCCACTTGATCGAAACACATCCTGGCGACTGAGGGTCGGGATTCATGAGGTTCACGATGTCGCCATCCCAAGTATCGATAGCCATGCAATGATTCATTGGCTTACGAGTGATCGCGAAGCCAGCAAGATAATCACCGATATTCGCGGAAACGACGCGAAGCAGTTCGCCTTTCTCATTCAGGTGGTCGAATCGCCGAAAACACAGTCCTGCGCGGGCGAGTAACGACAGCATGTCACCGCGCGAGAGCAAACCAGGCCGATGTACCCACTCCGGATAGTAAACCCCGTGGCGGTACAGCAAATCGTCTTGCGTTTGCGGCGCTTCCAACCTTGTGAGATGCCATGCGATACAAGCGAGCGCACAGCTCCACTCATTCTTGGCTGCAATTGGTGGCGGATTTGCCATCTGCTCCTCTCGAACGATCAAACTCAGACACGCCGGGCCTGCGCCGCAAGACTTCAACAGACGCCAATCGGCATTGCCTGGAGCGCCTTGTTTTTGGCTCAGCTCTTGGTGCTTGCATGCTCCCTCAGCATGTAGCCTAAACGGATCATCTCTTCGAGAATGCGATTTAGGAGCGCAAGGTCGATCGCGTGGATTTCGTCATAAATACGAAGAAGCTCCTCCGTCTCTTCATTTACATCGCCAAAATGAAACGCGGCATTCCGGATTCCTTCAAACTTCTGCACCTGGCCCAGGAGGTGTCGCACTTCTTTCTTCTTATCTTTCGTCGCGTCCGACAGTAGGCCGTCGGCCTCGAGACGCCGATACCAAGCATCAAGCTGGGGCTTCAGCTCGAACAATGATGAGATCACGAGCTTTTTCACGGCAATCTCGCGCATCAACTGATGAGTATCGCGATCCTTCTCTTCCTCCACCTTTAGGAATTCCGAATTGAAGGCCCGCACAGTCGCATTCAACGCAATGACCGAATTCTGCCAGCCGATGACCATCTTACGGAACGTGCGTGCTGGCTCAGACGCATCCTTGATCCAATCGAGAGGGGTATTTTTCATTTACTTTGGCTCGACCGATGTCTTAGACCGTCTCTGTTCATTGCTAATCAGATATCGACAGTCACACTCCCTTAAGCCGGTGCGAGCATGGTGGTAAAGCTCTGCAGACACAGCTTGCCAAATCTCGTCAAGCTTTTGGTTGGTCGAGTGAATTCTTGAGACATCAGTCGCTTTGAGCGCTTCTTTTACGGCATTGCTTGCGTCTTCAATTTTGTTCTTGTCCGCCTTGGGAATCTTGTCCGCGTTCTCGCGCAACATCTTCTCGGAGCGATAAACGGCGCTGTCCGCTGCATTGCGCAGAGCGATTTCCTCGCGCTGCCTCCGATCCTCATCAGCATGAGCGTTAGCATCATGCCGCATTTCCTCGGCCCCCTCATTGCTCAAGCCGCTACTGGCATCGATGGTGATCTTCTGCTCTTTACCTGTGCCTAGGTCTTTCGCGCTGACGTGCAACATACCGTTGGCATCAATGTCAAAGGTGACTTCGATCTGCGGCATGCCGCGTGGCGCCGGCAGAATGTCTGTGAGATGGAACCTGCCGATACTCTTGTTGTCCCGCGCTAGTGCCCGATCGCCTTGGAGGACATGAATCTCGACCCCAGGCTGGTTGTCGCTGGCCGTGGAAAAGATTTCCGATAAACGACAGGGCAAAGCAGTTCCCCCTTTGATTAAAAGCGTGCTGATTCCCCCCACGGTTTCGATGCCAAGAGACGCTGCAAGAACACTCCCCCCATTAGCAAGCCGCTCAGTCGCGAGCTGTCTGCTCTTATGGGAAATTACTTGCTCATACACCGGGTTGTGAGCACGAGAATATGGCCCCATCGTCTGCAATTTGTTTTCCAACTCTTTTTGGAGTGACTTCAAATCGGGCTGGGACGGCTCGTGGCCCTGTTGCTGCGGCGACATGCTGAGCCGATGGTCTTGATCGACAAACCACATTGCACTTTGACCATCGCTGAAAGTCACGTTGCCGCTGAGCAGCCAACCGGGATGCGCCACAGTGTCGTAAGACACAGTAAATCGCCGCCCCTTGCCGACACGGACAGCTCTCTCAACTGCTTGTGCGGCCTCAAAAGCGCGAGTGACTGCTTCTTGCAAATTGCACTCTCGTTCAGAAAGCGGGATGCGTTTTTGCGTGGAACGTTGGTCGGCACCTCGAGGCTGGATGTTTGCACCACTCATGTGAATTTTATCTCGTCGATGTCGTGATCCGGTTCCTCTGCACTTTTGCTGCGACTCTTCTCAGCAAGGAGGTTTGAAGCAAACTCAGCGAGCGGCAAGTCTTCGCGCAACAGCGTAACCAGCGCGGATTTGTCGAGTTTGGCCTTCACCAAAGCCAAACGGTCTGCCTGTCTCGAAACCGTCTTTTCAAAAACATTTCTCACGGTTCGAGCGTTCCCAAATGTTCGGTCTCTGTTACTGTGCAGTTCGGCAAAGATTTGTTTGGCGAGTTCTTTTGTCCCGGCGCCGAGTTCATAGTGTTTGGACGAGACAAGTCGCTCAAAAATTGAAATCGACTCTTCGGCGCCGTAATCGGGAAACTGAACAAAACGATTGAACCGCGATTGGAATCCGGGATTTGTGTTGATGAAGTTTTTCATCTCGCCCGTATAGCCGGCGACCACAACGGAAATGCGGCTTCGATTGTCCTCCATGAACTTCAGAAGGGCATCAATGGCTTCTCTGCCATAGTCCGTTCCGTGTGACCCTGAAAGTGTGTAGGCTTCGTCAATGAAAAGGATTCCATCCAGCGCGGCATTGCACGCTGCCAATGTTTTGGGAGCGGTCTGGCCGACATACTCGCCAACCAGCCCAGCGCGATCCATTTCGACCACATGACCTTTTTGAAGCAGTCCCAAACCGCGCAGGATTCGTCCAAGAAGACGAGCAACAGTCGTTTTGCCTGTGCCCGGGTTTCCCGTGAACACCATGTGCAGACTGACGGCCACTTGCGGGAGGCTCTCCTTCTCTCGTGCCTTGGCGACGCGAACAAGGTTCACGAACCGCTGTAACTCCTCCTTGACCGGCAACAAGCCGTGAAGAGCTTTGAGTTCCTCGATTGCCGCCAGCATATCCACTTTGGGGTCAACAAAAGTTGCACTTTTGTCCTCAACCTTGTTCTCGCTGCGACGAATATCGATGATGTGTGGCACGTCCCGACTGGCCGCCTCGTCTGCCCCCTCGCTTGAAGCATTCAATTCTGTAGGAGACTCGGGCAACATGGAGCGCAAGCGATTTAAGGCGGATTGCTCTTCCTTCGTAATCTCTGAGTCAGTCCTTGCGCTCAAAGCCGCGATCGAGAACAGGGTGAGGCGCGCTTTCGCATAGACGATCTCGAACTTAGGAAATGCTGTAGCCAGCCTTCTGATTCCGAGCGAGGAAACGGGTTGCTGGAGAAATTCCGTCACTGCAGCTCGCAACGACTCGATGTTTGCGTCCCCTGTCTCCGCTTCATGCGTCACGACCAGCAATGCTTTGACCAACTCCTGTTCGCCACGAGACAGCGCAGTCTTGGGTGCGATTAGAATCATGCTGACGACCAACACACAGTCTGCCCGGAAAATGCGCTTGCAGTAGTGAGCCGGGTTGTCCTCTGCGCATGAAGTCATCAACTCAGCGGATATTCGGGACTCCAACGCCGAATCCAGTGATTTTGCCCACTCCTCAATCACGGCATCAACTTCTCGAACAGTCGAGTTGAGGCTGCGGAAAGGGACGGTTTCGCTGGTGGCCATGACGATTGTTTATTCCATAAGATTCGAAATCAGACAAGCACGTTCAACGGGCTCGTTCTGTTTCCGATGGTGGATTCCGTGACGATCATAGAATGATGATTCGCTATATGCCCATCATCTTCCTAAAAACCTGTTGAAGCAAAGTGCGCTTCCCCTTTCCGCCACGAACGACACCTTTGATGATCCATTTCGGTAGTTTCTTTTTTTGAGAGTTCTTCAGCTCCGGGTTTTCGCAGTAGGCGCTCTGAATGAGAAGTGTTTCTATTTCATCACAAATCGTTTTTGGCACTTTGTTCTTTGCAGCGTCAGGAACAACAAAGAACATCACCGGTGTGCCTTTGCGGCCGTCAAACAGCACCTCGTTGTAGAGCTTGAGTTGGTGAGGACCGAGGCATTCTTGCCGCATCGAATTCG
This region includes:
- a CDS encoding AAA family ATPase, which encodes MLVVTHEAETGDANIESLRAAVTEFLQQPVSSLGIRRLATAFPKFEIVYAKARLTLFSIAALSARTDSEITKEEQSALNRLRSMLPESPTELNASSEGADEAASRDVPHIIDIRRSENKVEDKSATFVDPKVDMLAAIEELKALHGLLPVKEELQRFVNLVRVAKAREKESLPQVAVSLHMVFTGNPGTGKTTVARLLGRILRGLGLLQKGHVVEMDRAGLVGEYVGQTAPKTLAACNAALDGILFIDEAYTLSGSHGTDYGREAIDALLKFMEDNRSRISVVVAGYTGEMKNFINTNPGFQSRFNRFVQFPDYGAEESISIFERLVSSKHYELGAGTKELAKQIFAELHSNRDRTFGNARTVRNVFEKTVSRQADRLALVKAKLDKSALVTLLREDLPLAEFASNLLAEKSRSKSAEEPDHDIDEIKFT
- a CDS encoding Hsp70 family protein; this encodes MSGANIQPRGADQRSTQKRIPLSERECNLQEAVTRAFEAAQAVERAVRVGKGRRFTVSYDTVAHPGWLLSGNVTFSDGQSAMWFVDQDHRLSMSPQQQGHEPSQPDLKSLQKELENKLQTMGPYSRAHNPVYEQVISHKSRQLATERLANGGSVLAASLGIETVGGISTLLIKGGTALPCRLSEIFSTASDNQPGVEIHVLQGDRALARDNKSIGRFHLTDILPAPRGMPQIEVTFDIDANGMLHVSAKDLGTGKEQKITIDASSGLSNEGAEEMRHDANAHADEDRRQREEIALRNAADSAVYRSEKMLRENADKIPKADKNKIEDASNAVKEALKATDVSRIHSTNQKLDEIWQAVSAELYHHARTGLRECDCRYLISNEQRRSKTSVEPK